A genomic region of Friedmanniella luteola contains the following coding sequences:
- the modA gene encoding molybdate ABC transporter substrate-binding protein gives MSSPRAAAAALAAAVAVSLTACSADAPAAAPAAGPSGTVTVLAAASLTEAFTALGREFEAAHPGTTVAFSFGSSATLAAQAVQGAPADVFAAASTATMTTVTTAGAAADPVDVATNTLEIAVPPGNPGRVSGLADFADRDLRIALCAAQVPCGAAAEQVLRAAGVTAAPDTLESDVKAVLQKVTADEVDAGLVYTTDVVAAGAGVEGLPVPEAAQAPNRYPVAVLRASRNPTTARAFVDLVRSDAGRRVLRDAGFGPP, from the coding sequence GTGAGCAGCCCCCGGGCCGCCGCGGCCGCCCTGGCCGCCGCCGTCGCGGTGTCCCTCACCGCCTGCTCGGCCGACGCACCGGCAGCGGCACCCGCCGCCGGGCCGAGCGGCACGGTGACCGTCCTCGCGGCCGCCTCGCTGACGGAGGCCTTCACCGCCCTCGGCCGGGAGTTCGAGGCGGCGCACCCGGGCACGACGGTGGCCTTCTCCTTCGGGTCCAGCGCCACCCTCGCCGCGCAGGCCGTGCAGGGCGCCCCGGCTGACGTCTTCGCCGCCGCCAGCACCGCCACCATGACGACGGTGACGACGGCGGGTGCCGCCGCCGACCCGGTCGACGTCGCCACCAACACCCTCGAGATCGCCGTTCCGCCGGGCAACCCCGGACGGGTGAGCGGGCTGGCCGACTTCGCCGACCGCGACCTCCGGATCGCCCTCTGCGCCGCCCAGGTGCCCTGCGGGGCAGCCGCCGAGCAGGTGCTCCGGGCGGCCGGGGTGACGGCGGCCCCCGACACGCTCGAGTCCGACGTCAAGGCCGTCCTGCAGAAGGTGACCGCCGACGAGGTCGACGCCGGCCTCGTCTACACCACCGACGTGGTGGCGGCCGGTGCAGGCGTCGAGGGCCTCCCCGTCCCCGAGGCCGCCCAGGCGCCCAACCGCTACCCCGTGGCGGTGCTGCGGGCGAGCCGCAACCCGACCACCGCCCGGGCGTTCGTCGACCTGGTGCGCTCCGACGCGGGCCGGCGGGTGCTGCGGGACGCCGGCTTCGGCCCGCCGTGA
- a CDS encoding TOBE domain-containing protein encodes MPRYRIAQAAALLGVSDDTVRRWVESGRLPSAGGPGPARVDGRDLAALAQQVASAPELGSPVAESARNRFTGLVTRVVKDTVMAQVDLQCGPFRVVSLMSAEAATELGLEPGVLAVASVKSTHVVVEVPEHR; translated from the coding sequence GTGCCCCGCTACCGCATCGCCCAGGCCGCGGCCCTGCTCGGCGTCTCCGACGACACGGTCCGCCGCTGGGTGGAGTCGGGCCGGCTGCCGAGCGCCGGGGGTCCGGGCCCTGCCCGCGTCGACGGCCGCGACCTGGCCGCGCTGGCCCAGCAGGTGGCGTCGGCGCCGGAGCTGGGCAGCCCGGTCGCCGAGAGCGCCCGCAACCGCTTCACCGGCCTGGTCACCCGGGTGGTCAAGGACACGGTGATGGCGCAGGTGGACCTGCAGTGCGGGCCGTTCCGGGTGGTCTCGCTGATGTCGGCCGAGGCCGCGACCGAGCTCGGCCTGGAGCCCGGGGTGCTGGCGGTGGCGTCGGTGAAGTCGACGCACGTCGTCGTCGAGGTCCCGGAGCACCGGTGA
- a CDS encoding AAA family ATPase — MSAAHGRVIVITGAMAAGKSTVAELLARRLPRSVHIRGDVFRKMVVNGRADMTPQPDPEATAQLQLRYELAAGTADRYAAAGFDAVVQDVIIGTELEHFVRRVTTPARYLVVLSPSVSALEWREEQRAKSGYVHFSPGALDEVLRRETAQIGYWLDSSAQTPDETVDDILAHLDRAAV; from the coding sequence GTGAGCGCGGCACACGGCAGGGTGATCGTCATCACCGGCGCGATGGCGGCGGGCAAGTCCACGGTGGCCGAGCTGCTGGCCCGCCGGCTCCCGCGGTCGGTGCACATCCGCGGCGACGTGTTCCGCAAGATGGTCGTCAACGGGCGCGCGGACATGACCCCGCAGCCGGACCCGGAGGCCACCGCCCAGCTCCAGCTGCGCTACGAGCTGGCGGCCGGCACGGCGGACCGCTACGCCGCGGCCGGCTTCGACGCCGTCGTGCAGGACGTCATCATCGGCACCGAGCTGGAGCACTTCGTGCGGCGCGTCACCACCCCCGCGCGGTACCTGGTGGTGCTCTCCCCCAGCGTCTCGGCCCTGGAGTGGCGGGAGGAGCAGCGCGCCAAGTCCGGCTACGTCCACTTCTCCCCCGGAGCCCTGGACGAGGTGCTCCGGCGCGAGACCGCGCAGATCGGCTACTGGCTCGACTCCTCCGCGCAGACGCCGGACGAGACGGTCGACGACATCCTGGCCCACCTGGACCGCGCCGCGGTCTGA
- a CDS encoding ATP-binding cassette domain-containing protein, with product MDLAIEAHGLVKRYKSFTALGGVDLAVPRGTVLGLLGPNGAGKTTTVRCLTTLLQPDGGSARVASVDVLKDPGGVRKRIGLSGQYSAVDEYLTGMENLVMVGRLYHLGRARSRARAHELLKQFGLEEAGGKPAKAYSGGMRRRLDLAAALVAEPEVLFLDEPTTGLDPQGRIEVWEMIAALVAGGTTLLLTTQYLEEADRLADEIVVIDRGLVIAQGTADQLKAQVGGERLELTVSSPDQLETAVRCLDGLGTGPVTADAHSRGITAPVSGGAGVLVEALRRLDCAGVTLDDVGLRRPTLDDVFLSLTGHTAEEEK from the coding sequence ATGGACCTGGCGATCGAGGCGCACGGCCTCGTCAAGCGCTACAAGAGCTTCACCGCCCTCGGCGGGGTGGACCTGGCGGTGCCCCGCGGCACCGTGCTGGGCCTGCTGGGGCCGAACGGGGCGGGGAAGACGACCACCGTCCGCTGCCTGACCACGCTGCTGCAGCCCGACGGCGGGTCGGCCCGCGTCGCGAGCGTGGACGTGCTGAAGGATCCCGGCGGCGTCCGGAAGCGGATCGGGCTGTCCGGCCAGTACTCGGCGGTCGACGAGTACCTGACGGGGATGGAGAACCTCGTCATGGTCGGCCGGCTGTACCACCTCGGCCGGGCCCGGAGCCGGGCCCGCGCCCACGAGCTGCTCAAGCAGTTCGGGCTCGAGGAGGCGGGCGGCAAGCCGGCCAAGGCCTACTCGGGCGGCATGCGGCGCCGGCTCGACCTCGCCGCCGCGCTCGTGGCCGAGCCCGAGGTGCTGTTCCTCGACGAGCCGACCACCGGGCTGGACCCGCAGGGCCGCATCGAGGTGTGGGAGATGATCGCCGCCCTGGTGGCGGGGGGCACGACGCTGCTGCTCACCACCCAGTACCTCGAGGAGGCCGACCGGCTGGCCGACGAGATCGTCGTCATCGACCGCGGCCTGGTCATCGCCCAGGGCACCGCCGACCAGCTCAAGGCGCAGGTGGGGGGTGAACGGCTGGAGCTCACCGTCTCCTCGCCCGACCAGCTGGAGACGGCCGTGCGGTGCCTCGACGGGCTCGGCACCGGGCCGGTGACCGCCGACGCCCACAGCCGCGGCATCACCGCCCCGGTCTCGGGCGGGGCCGGCGTGCTCGTGGAGGCCCTGCGCCGCCTGGACTGCGCCGGCGTCACCCTCGACGACGTGGGGCTGCGCCGGCCCACGCTCGACGACGTGTTCCTGTCCCTGACCGGCCACACCGCCGAGGAGGAGAAGTGA
- a CDS encoding ABC transporter permease, translated as MSVLSSLGDGLVVAQRNLIKIKRVPELLVFTTLSPIMFVLLFAYVFGGAISGGDPQQYREFLIAGIFAQTVIFGATTTGAGLADDVQKGIIDRFRSLPMSRTAVLTGRTLSDVVNNVIVLVVMSLTGLLVGWRIRSSFLDALAGYLVLLVFAYAISWVMAFVGLLVPSVEVVNQASFIVIFPITFIANTFVPLESLPGPLEVFAQWNPVSAITAAARELFGNDALTAPATVWPLQHPVVYTLIWSALVLVVFVPLTTWQFRRAASR; from the coding sequence GTGAGCGTGCTCAGCTCGTTGGGCGACGGCCTCGTCGTCGCCCAGCGCAACCTCATCAAGATCAAGCGGGTGCCGGAGCTGCTGGTCTTCACCACCCTGTCGCCGATCATGTTCGTGCTGCTCTTCGCCTACGTCTTCGGCGGGGCGATCTCCGGCGGCGACCCGCAGCAGTACCGCGAGTTCCTCATCGCCGGGATCTTCGCCCAGACCGTGATCTTCGGGGCGACGACGACGGGCGCGGGGCTGGCCGACGACGTGCAGAAGGGCATCATCGACCGGTTCCGCTCGCTGCCGATGTCACGGACGGCGGTGCTGACCGGGCGGACGCTCTCGGACGTGGTCAACAACGTCATCGTGCTGGTGGTGATGTCGCTGACCGGCCTGCTGGTGGGCTGGCGGATCCGCAGCTCGTTCCTCGACGCCCTCGCCGGCTACCTCGTGCTGCTGGTCTTCGCCTACGCCATCTCCTGGGTGATGGCCTTCGTCGGCCTGCTGGTGCCCAGCGTCGAGGTGGTCAACCAGGCCTCGTTCATCGTGATCTTCCCGATCACCTTCATCGCCAACACCTTCGTGCCCCTGGAGTCGCTGCCCGGACCGCTCGAGGTGTTCGCGCAATGGAACCCGGTCTCGGCCATCACCGCGGCCGCGCGGGAGCTCTTTGGCAACGACGCCCTGACCGCCCCCGCCACGGTGTGGCCGCTGCAGCACCCGGTCGTCTACACCCTGATCTGGTCGGCGCTGGTCCTGGTCGTGTTCGTCCCCCTCACCACCTGGCAGTTCCGGCGCGCCGCCAGCCGGTGA
- a CDS encoding DNA-directed RNA polymerase subunit beta': protein MLDVNFFDQIRIGLATADEIRGWSHGEVKKPETINYRTLKPERDGLFCEKIFGPTRDWECYCGKYKRVRFKGIICERCGVEVTRSKVRRERMGHIELAAPVTHIWYFKGVPSRLGYLLDIAPKDLEKVIYFAAYMITSVDDEARHRDLSSLEGKIDVERKQLEGRRDADIENRMKKLEEDTAGLEAEGAKADAKRKVREGAEREVKQLRDRSQRELDRLDAVWNRFKNLKVQDLEGDEILYREMKNRFGKYFAGSMGADAIQKRLQTFDLNAESESLRETIQTGKGQRKTRALKRLKVVSAFLSTQNSPAGMVLDCVPVIPPDLRPMVQLDGGRFATSDLNDLYRRVINRNNRLKRLLDLGAPEIIVNNEKRMLQEAVDSLFDNGRRGRPVTGPGNRPLKSISDMLKGKQGRFRQNLLGKRVDYSGRSVIVVGPQLKLHQCGLPKAMALELFKPFVMKRLDDLNHAQNIKSAKRMVERQRPVVWDVLEEVISEHPVLLNRAPTLHRLGIQAFEPQLIEGKAIQIHPLVCTAFNADFDGDQMAVHLPLSAEAQAEARILMLSTNNILKPADGRPVTMPTQDMIIGHYFLTMQVDGAAGEGRAFGSVAEALMAFDRKQLSVQAKIKLRLTDIVPPAGHALAANGSIILETTLGRALFNEALPADYAYCDYEVGKKQLGQIVNDLAERYPKVDVAFCLDALKDLGFHWATRSGVTVSIGDVTTPANKAELLAGYEDRASKIDKQYERGLITEDERRQELIEIWTDATSKLGAAMEANFSKTNPIYMMVHSGARGNMVQMRQIAAMRGLVVNPKGEIIARPIKSNFREGLSVLEYFISTHGGRKGQADTALRTADSGYLTRRLVDVSQDVIIREEDCGTERGLTKTIALGDDGALGLDEHVETAVYARTLATDVRGADGEVLLPAGTDLGDVNIGLLVANGVRTVKVRSVLTCEAVTGTCAMCYGRSLASGKLVDVGEAVGIVAAQSIGEPGTQLTMRTFHTGGVAGDDITQGLPRVVELFEARQPKGKSPISEAAGRVQIEDSDRLRKITITPDDGLEAAEFSVSRRARLLVEDGSHVEVGQQLTAGTPDPHDVLRVLGVRRVQEHLVDEVQSVYRTQGAPIHDKHIEIIIRQMLRRVTVIESGDAELLAGDLVDRLTYEAQNRKVVAEGGTPASGRAVLMGITKASLATESWLSAASFQETTKVLTDAAINGKSDSLIGLKENVILGKLIPAGTGLDRYRNIKVEATEEAKAQAYSMVGYDSFDYDFGQGSGAAVPLEEFDLGDYR from the coding sequence GTGCTCGACGTGAACTTCTTCGACCAGATCCGCATCGGCCTGGCCACGGCCGACGAGATCCGTGGTTGGTCCCACGGTGAGGTGAAGAAGCCGGAGACGATCAACTACCGCACGCTCAAGCCTGAGCGCGACGGCCTGTTCTGCGAGAAGATCTTCGGCCCCACCCGGGACTGGGAGTGCTACTGCGGCAAGTACAAGCGCGTGCGCTTCAAGGGCATCATCTGCGAGCGCTGTGGCGTCGAGGTCACGCGCTCCAAGGTCCGCCGCGAGCGGATGGGCCACATCGAGCTCGCCGCCCCAGTGACCCACATCTGGTACTTCAAGGGCGTCCCGTCGCGGCTGGGCTACCTGCTCGACATCGCGCCGAAGGACCTCGAGAAGGTCATCTACTTCGCGGCCTACATGATCACGTCCGTCGACGACGAGGCGCGTCACCGCGACCTGTCCTCGCTCGAGGGCAAGATCGACGTGGAGCGCAAGCAGCTCGAGGGTCGGCGCGACGCCGACATCGAGAACCGGATGAAGAAGCTCGAGGAGGACACCGCCGGCCTCGAGGCCGAGGGTGCCAAGGCCGACGCCAAGCGCAAGGTGCGCGAGGGGGCCGAGCGCGAGGTCAAGCAGCTGCGTGACCGCTCCCAGCGCGAGCTGGACCGCCTCGACGCCGTCTGGAACCGGTTCAAGAACCTCAAGGTCCAAGACCTCGAGGGCGACGAGATCCTCTACCGCGAGATGAAGAACCGCTTCGGCAAGTACTTCGCCGGCTCCATGGGCGCGGACGCCATCCAGAAGCGGCTGCAGACCTTCGACCTGAACGCCGAGTCGGAGTCCCTGCGCGAGACCATCCAGACCGGCAAGGGGCAGCGCAAGACCCGCGCCCTGAAGCGGCTCAAGGTCGTCTCGGCCTTCCTCTCGACGCAGAACTCCCCGGCCGGCATGGTGCTGGACTGCGTCCCGGTCATCCCGCCGGACCTGCGTCCGATGGTGCAGCTGGACGGTGGCCGCTTCGCGACCTCCGACCTCAATGACCTGTACCGCCGCGTCATCAACCGGAACAACCGCCTCAAGCGGCTCCTCGACCTCGGCGCGCCCGAGATCATCGTCAACAACGAGAAGCGGATGCTCCAGGAGGCCGTGGACTCGCTGTTCGACAACGGTCGTCGTGGCCGTCCGGTCACCGGCCCGGGCAACCGGCCGCTGAAGTCCATCTCGGACATGCTGAAGGGCAAGCAGGGCCGGTTCCGGCAGAACCTGCTGGGCAAGCGCGTCGACTACTCGGGCCGTTCGGTCATCGTCGTCGGCCCGCAGCTCAAGCTGCACCAGTGCGGCCTGCCCAAGGCGATGGCGCTGGAGCTGTTCAAGCCGTTCGTCATGAAGCGGCTCGACGACCTCAACCACGCGCAGAACATCAAGTCCGCCAAGCGCATGGTCGAGCGTCAGCGCCCGGTGGTGTGGGACGTGCTCGAGGAGGTCATCTCCGAGCACCCCGTGCTGCTGAACCGGGCGCCCACCCTGCACCGGCTGGGCATCCAGGCGTTCGAGCCGCAGCTCATCGAGGGCAAGGCCATCCAGATCCACCCGCTCGTCTGCACCGCCTTCAACGCGGACTTCGACGGTGACCAGATGGCCGTGCACCTCCCGCTGAGCGCGGAGGCGCAGGCCGAGGCCCGCATCCTCATGCTGTCGACCAACAACATCCTCAAGCCCGCCGACGGCCGTCCCGTGACCATGCCCACCCAGGACATGATCATCGGCCACTACTTCTTGACCATGCAGGTCGACGGAGCAGCGGGCGAGGGGCGTGCGTTCGGCTCGGTGGCCGAGGCCCTGATGGCCTTCGACCGCAAGCAGCTGTCGGTGCAGGCGAAGATCAAGCTGCGGCTCACCGACATCGTCCCGCCCGCCGGCCACGCGCTGGCGGCCAACGGCTCGATCATCCTGGAGACGACGCTGGGTCGCGCCCTCTTCAACGAGGCGCTGCCGGCCGACTACGCCTACTGCGACTACGAGGTGGGCAAGAAGCAGCTCGGGCAGATCGTCAACGACCTGGCCGAGCGCTACCCCAAGGTCGACGTGGCCTTCTGCCTGGACGCCCTGAAGGACCTGGGCTTCCACTGGGCCACCCGCTCGGGGGTGACCGTGTCCATCGGCGACGTCACCACCCCGGCCAACAAGGCCGAGCTGCTGGCGGGCTACGAGGACCGGGCGTCCAAGATCGACAAGCAGTACGAGCGCGGTCTGATCACCGAGGACGAGCGTCGCCAGGAGCTCATCGAGATCTGGACCGACGCGACGTCCAAGCTCGGCGCGGCCATGGAGGCCAACTTCTCCAAGACCAACCCGATCTACATGATGGTCCACTCGGGGGCCCGCGGGAACATGGTGCAGATGCGCCAGATCGCCGCCATGCGTGGCCTCGTGGTGAACCCGAAGGGCGAGATCATCGCCCGGCCCATCAAGTCGAACTTCCGTGAGGGCCTGTCGGTCCTGGAGTACTTCATCTCCACCCACGGTGGTCGCAAGGGCCAGGCCGACACCGCGCTGCGGACGGCCGACTCGGGTTACCTGACGCGTCGACTCGTCGACGTCAGCCAGGACGTCATCATCCGCGAGGAGGACTGCGGCACCGAGCGTGGTCTGACCAAGACCATCGCCCTCGGCGACGACGGCGCCCTCGGCCTCGACGAGCACGTCGAGACCGCGGTCTACGCCCGGACGCTCGCCACCGACGTCCGCGGCGCGGACGGCGAGGTGCTGCTGCCGGCCGGGACCGACCTGGGCGACGTCAACATCGGGCTGCTGGTCGCGAACGGTGTCCGCACCGTCAAGGTCCGCAGCGTCCTCACCTGCGAGGCCGTCACCGGCACCTGCGCCATGTGCTACGGCCGCTCGCTGGCCAGCGGCAAGCTGGTCGACGTCGGCGAGGCCGTGGGCATCGTGGCCGCGCAGTCGATCGGTGAGCCCGGTACCCAGCTGACGATGCGCACCTTCCACACCGGTGGTGTGGCCGGTGACGACATCACGCAGGGTCTGCCCCGCGTGGTCGAGCTCTTCGAGGCCCGTCAGCCCAAGGGCAAGTCGCCGATCTCCGAGGCCGCCGGCCGCGTGCAGATCGAGGACAGCGACCGGCTCCGCAAGATCACCATCACCCCCGACGACGGTTTGGAGGCCGCCGAGTTCTCGGTGTCCCGCCGTGCCCGTCTGCTGGTGGAGGACGGCAGCCACGTCGAGGTCGGCCAGCAGCTCACCGCTGGTACCCCCGACCCGCACGACGTGCTCCGGGTGCTCGGTGTCCGTCGGGTGCAGGAGCACCTGGTCGACGAGGTGCAGTCGGTGTACCGCACGCAGGGTGCGCCGATCCACGACAAGCACATCGAGATCATCATCCGGCAGATGCTGCGCCGGGTGACGGTGATCGAGTCCGGGGACGCCGAGCTGCTGGCCGGTGACCTGGTCGACCGGCTCACCTACGAGGCCCAGAACCGCAAGGTCGTGGCCGAGGGCGGGACGCCGGCGTCGGGCCGTGCGGTGCTGATGGGCATCACCAAGGCCTCGCTGGCCACTGAGTCGTGGCTGTCGGCGGCGTCCTTCCAGGAGACGACGAAGGTCCTGACCGACGCGGCCATCAACGGCAAGTCGGACAGCCTCATCGGCCTCAAGGAGAACGTCATCCTCGGCAAGCTGATCCCGGCGGGTACCGGTCTCGACCGCTACCGCAACATCAAGGTGGAGGCGACCGAGGAGGCGAAGGCGCAGGCCTACTCGATGGTCGGCTACGACTCGTTCGACTACGACTTCGGTCAGGGTTCGGGCGCGGCCGTGCCGCTCGAGGAGTTCGACCTCGGCGACTACCGCTGA
- the rpoB gene encoding DNA-directed RNA polymerase subunit beta gives MAASRTASNTKVVSSTGRISFAKIAEPMEVPDLLDLQVDSFDWLVGNDAWRTRVDSALAEGRTDVNTKSGLEEIFEEISPIEDFSGTMSLSFRDHRFEPPKNSVEECKDRDVTYAAPLFVTAEFMNNETGEIKSQTVFMGDFPLMTDKGTFVINGTERVVVSQLVRSPGVYFEQTTDKTSDKDIFTCKMIPSRGAWLEFEIDKRDMVGVRLDRKRKQNVTVLLKALGWTDAQILEEFGQYESMRLTLEKDHTSTQDEALLDIYRKLRPGEPPTREAAQALLENYYFNPKRYDLAKVGRYKINKKLGLDEPFDKQVLTTDDIVAAIRFIVALHDGKEVLDAPRGELLVEEDDIDHFGNRRLRTVGELIQNQLRTGLGRMERVVRDRMTTQDVEAITPQTLINIRPVVAALKEFFGTSQLSQFMDQTNPIAGLTHKRRLSALGPGGLSRDRAGMEVRDVHPSHYGRMCPIETPEGPNIGLIGSLASFARVNAFGFVETPYRKVENGQVTDQIDYLTADVEDRYTIAQANAKLTDDLHFAEERVLARRRKADPDTVPANDIQYMDVSPRQMVSVATAMIPFLEHDDASRALMGANMQRQAVPLIRSEAPFVGTGMEYRGAVDAGDVTTAAQGGVVTAVSADLIEIAYDDGSYRSYRLSKFKRSNQGTAINQRPLVRDGQRVEAGTPLADGPCTDGGEMALGRNLLVSFMPWEGHNYEDAIILSQRVVQDDLLTSIHIEEHEVDARDTKLGAEEITRDIPNVSEEMLADLDERGIIRIGAEVSTGDVLVGKVTPKGETELTPEERLLRAIFGEKAREVRDTSLKVPHGESGTVIGVRVFDRESDDELPPGVNQLVRVYVAQKRKIQDGDKLAGRHGNKGVISKILPVEDMPFMEDGTPVDIVLNPLGVPSRMNVGQVLETHLGWVASQGWDVSGVQEAWAERLRDVGLEHVDGNTNLATPVFDGATEEEITGLLGNTLPTRDGVRLVNADGKANLFDGRSGEPFPMPVGVGYIYMLKLHHLVDDKIHARSTGPYSMITQQPLGGKAQFGGQRFGEMEVWALEAYGAAWALQELLTIKSDDVPGRVKVYEAIVKGENIPEPGIPESFKVLVKEMKSLCLNVEVLSSDGTEVELRDSEDDYRGGEDFGIDLSRRPGESLGVEEV, from the coding sequence TTGGCCGCCTCGCGCACCGCCTCGAACACCAAAGTCGTCTCATCCACCGGCCGCATCTCGTTCGCGAAGATCGCCGAGCCGATGGAGGTTCCCGATCTCCTCGACCTGCAGGTCGACTCCTTCGACTGGCTCGTCGGCAACGACGCCTGGCGCACGCGGGTCGACTCCGCGCTCGCTGAGGGCCGGACCGACGTCAACACCAAGTCCGGTCTGGAGGAGATCTTCGAGGAGATCTCCCCGATCGAGGACTTCTCCGGCACGATGTCGCTGTCGTTCCGCGACCACCGCTTCGAGCCGCCGAAGAACAGCGTCGAGGAGTGCAAGGACCGCGACGTCACCTACGCGGCGCCGCTGTTCGTCACCGCCGAGTTCATGAACAACGAGACCGGCGAGATCAAGAGCCAGACCGTCTTCATGGGCGACTTCCCGCTGATGACGGACAAGGGCACCTTCGTCATCAACGGCACCGAGCGCGTCGTCGTCTCCCAGCTGGTCCGCAGCCCCGGCGTCTACTTCGAGCAGACCACCGACAAGACCTCGGACAAGGACATCTTCACCTGCAAGATGATCCCGAGCCGCGGTGCGTGGCTGGAGTTCGAGATCGACAAGCGCGACATGGTCGGGGTCCGCCTCGACCGCAAGCGCAAGCAGAACGTCACCGTGCTGCTCAAGGCGCTCGGCTGGACCGACGCGCAGATCCTCGAGGAGTTCGGCCAGTACGAGTCCATGCGGCTCACCCTGGAGAAGGACCACACCTCCACCCAGGACGAGGCGCTGCTCGACATCTACCGCAAGCTGCGCCCCGGCGAGCCGCCGACCCGTGAGGCCGCGCAGGCGCTGCTGGAGAACTACTACTTCAACCCGAAGCGCTACGACCTCGCCAAGGTCGGCCGGTACAAGATCAACAAGAAGCTGGGCCTCGACGAGCCCTTCGACAAGCAGGTCCTCACCACCGACGACATCGTGGCGGCCATCCGCTTCATCGTCGCGCTGCACGACGGCAAGGAGGTGCTCGACGCCCCGCGTGGCGAGCTGCTGGTCGAGGAGGACGACATCGACCACTTCGGCAACCGTCGCCTGCGCACCGTGGGCGAGCTGATCCAGAACCAGCTGCGCACCGGCCTCGGCCGGATGGAGCGCGTGGTGCGCGACCGGATGACGACCCAGGACGTCGAGGCCATCACGCCGCAGACCCTGATCAACATCCGGCCCGTCGTGGCGGCGCTCAAGGAGTTCTTCGGCACCTCCCAGCTGAGCCAGTTCATGGACCAGACGAACCCGATCGCGGGCCTGACGCACAAGCGGCGCCTCTCGGCCCTCGGCCCGGGGGGTCTGTCCCGTGACCGCGCCGGCATGGAGGTCCGTGACGTCCACCCGTCGCACTACGGCCGGATGTGCCCGATCGAGACCCCCGAGGGCCCGAACATCGGCCTGATCGGCTCGCTCGCCTCGTTCGCCCGGGTCAACGCATTCGGCTTCGTCGAGACGCCGTACCGCAAGGTCGAGAACGGCCAGGTGACCGACCAGATCGACTACCTGACCGCCGACGTCGAGGACCGCTACACCATCGCCCAGGCGAACGCGAAGCTGACCGACGACCTGCACTTCGCCGAGGAGCGCGTGCTGGCCCGTCGACGCAAGGCCGACCCGGACACCGTCCCGGCGAACGACATCCAGTACATGGACGTCAGCCCCCGCCAGATGGTCTCCGTCGCCACCGCGATGATCCCGTTCCTCGAGCACGACGACGCGTCGCGTGCCCTGATGGGCGCGAACATGCAGCGCCAGGCCGTCCCGCTGATCCGTTCCGAGGCCCCGTTCGTGGGCACCGGCATGGAGTACCGCGGCGCGGTCGACGCCGGTGACGTCACGACGGCGGCCCAGGGCGGCGTGGTCACCGCGGTGAGCGCCGACCTGATCGAGATCGCCTACGACGACGGCAGCTACCGCAGCTACCGGCTCAGCAAGTTCAAGCGTTCCAACCAGGGCACCGCCATCAACCAGCGCCCCCTGGTCCGCGACGGGCAGCGGGTCGAGGCCGGCACGCCGCTGGCCGACGGTCCCTGCACCGACGGTGGCGAGATGGCGCTCGGGCGCAACCTGCTCGTCTCCTTCATGCCGTGGGAGGGCCACAACTACGAGGACGCCATCATCCTCAGCCAGCGCGTCGTCCAGGACGACCTGCTGACCTCGATCCACATCGAGGAGCACGAGGTCGACGCCCGCGACACCAAGCTGGGCGCCGAGGAGATCACCCGGGACATCCCGAACGTCTCCGAGGAGATGCTGGCCGACCTCGACGAGCGCGGGATCATCCGCATCGGCGCCGAGGTCTCCACCGGCGACGTGCTGGTCGGCAAGGTCACGCCCAAGGGCGAGACCGAGCTCACCCCCGAGGAGCGGCTGCTGCGCGCGATCTTCGGTGAGAAGGCGCGCGAGGTGCGCGACACCTCGCTCAAGGTGCCCCACGGCGAGTCCGGGACGGTCATCGGCGTCCGCGTCTTCGACCGCGAGTCCGACGACGAGCTGCCCCCCGGCGTGAACCAGCTGGTCCGGGTCTACGTCGCCCAGAAGCGCAAGATCCAGGACGGCGACAAGCTCGCCGGCCGGCACGGCAACAAGGGCGTCATCTCCAAGATCCTGCCGGTCGAGGACATGCCGTTCATGGAGGACGGGACGCCGGTCGACATCGTGCTCAACCCGCTCGGCGTGCCGAGCCGGATGAACGTCGGCCAGGTCCTCGAGACCCACCTGGGCTGGGTCGCCAGCCAGGGCTGGGACGTCTCGGGCGTGCAGGAGGCCTGGGCCGAGCGCCTGCGCGACGTCGGGCTCGAGCACGTCGACGGCAACACCAACCTCGCCACCCCGGTCTTCGACGGGGCGACCGAGGAGGAGATCACGGGTCTGCTGGGCAACACCCTGCCGACGCGTGACGGTGTCCGGCTGGTCAACGCCGACGGCAAGGCCAACCTGTTCGACGGCCGGTCCGGTGAGCCGTTCCCGATGCCGGTGGGGGTGGGCTACATCTACATGCTGAAGCTCCACCACCTGGTCGACGACAAGATCCACGCACGTTCCACGGGTCCGTACTCGATGATCACGCAGCAGCCGCTGGGCGGTAAGGCCCAGTTCGGCGGCCAGCGGTTCGGCGAGATGGAGGTGTGGGCCCTCGAGGCCTACGGTGCCGCCTGGGCCCTGCAGGAGCTGCTGACGATCAAGTCCGACGACGTCCCCGGCCGCGTGAAGGTGTACGAGGCCATCGTCAAGGGCGAGAACATCCCGGAGCCGGGCATCCCCGAGTCCTTCAAGGTGCTCGTCAAGGAGATGAAGTCGCTCTGCCTGAACGTCGAGGTGCTGTCCTCCGACGGCACCGAGGTGGAGCTGCGGGACTCCGAGGACGACTACCGCGGCGGCGAGGACTTCGGCATCGACCTGTCCCGCCGTCCGGGTGAGTCGCTCGGCGTCGAAGAAGTCTGA